From the Chryseobacterium fluminis genome, the window GACTGGCCTCTACCCAAAGATATTGGCCAAGTCCTTCCCGCAGGAAGAGTTGTAGCATAAGTTATGGTTCCTCCATGAATTGCCACTCCACCTTCAGTATGAGAAGATGTACTGTGAACCCTCGTCGTCATTGAATTAATAGGAAAATCGACAAAATAAGAACTTATCGTACATCCTGTGCTGTTATGAGTTGCTTCGTACACTATGGTCATCTGGTAGGTCCCTGCAGGAAATGTTATTGTACTGTTCGCTGTGTTGTATGTTAATCCGGAAATTGTATTTTTAATAACAGACATAGGAACCACCTGCGATTCTCCTGCACTTTGTGTACTTAAAAAATCATCCTGCACAGCTTCCAATCTAAATATTGCAGGATTGGGAATTGATAATGCTCCTAAAGTCCCGATATTTTTAACTACACCGCTAGGGTCAGTCACCAAAAGTTGATCTGTCGTTGTGCTCCCCGAAGTAAGTCCCTGAAGGCGCAACGGATCGGTTCCGTTAATGTGTACCTTATTGCTTGGTACTGTAGTTCCCACACCAAGATTACCTGCAGCAGATACAGATATATCGTCAGACTGTTGGGCTGTACTAGGAGTACCGGTTACCGGATTATCTTTGGCTGCATCAATATTGAAAACACCTTGCGGGTTTACTGTATTGATGCCTACTTGCGCTGTGACAGTAAGGCCAGCCCCTGTTAGGGTAATTAAAGAATAAAAAGTTTTTGATTTCATAATGGTTATTTTAAAGTATTTTTTCACTAAACTATCAATATTGTAATTGTAATATTGTAGCTTGATTTGGTGATTTGATGAATAAAAACCTGTTAACATTCAACAAATAATAATATTTATATAAAATTAACAATGATATTAAACAAATATAATATTTTTCTACAAAAAAATCTTTTTGATGAATATTAATTTATACGAGAAGGAGTGTTGTGATTTTAATGCAATCAGTAATAATTCTAAGGGCTGGTTCATTCTGCGGTGCAATGTTCACAAGAACGTCTAAACAAAAAATTTAAAATAGAAGTGAAATTAAACATTGCAATGTTTAAATATAGGAATCAATATCTTTAATTATCGGGAAATCATTTGGATTAATCAACCCGAACAACATTTACTATATAGCTTCCCGTAATAGGAGCTCCTGCGGTAGGTAGATCCGAAGAGCAGTAAACGTTATACCTGTTCATTCATTAAGATTATCAAAAGTTTCTGTAGGGTTTCCAACGATTACACCTGTATTATTTACTGTAATACTTATATTTCCGGTAGCTCTTATTGCACTAATGGAGGATGAATTCTGTAATTGTACGACTCCCGTACTGTTACCTGTGAGTGAACCTGAAGTTCCTGACGAGGCTTACAGTCCTTCCAGCCTCAATCGGTTTGCAGCATTAACATGTAGTTTATTCGTAGCCGCAGACGTTCCGATTCCTATATTTCCTGTTGTGGGATTAATTCTCATTCTCTCCATACGGTTTCCCCCAATAGAATTTCCTAAATAGAAATCTTCCTCGGAGCCGTTACTTGATGTGGCTCCTGTACGGACAGAACCCACAGCCCACCTGATGTAGACCCATTGTTTGTAAAACTAATAAGTGAATAATTTCCGGTTGCAAGTGCAGAAGTATTTCGTAAAGTAACGATGTCGAATTCGTTGGTTCCTGCCGTCGCATCAATGAGGTTGTACCTGTTGGCATTGACGACATAAGAGACAACATGGAGTTTCGTATCTGGAGCAGTTGTTCCTACTCCCATATTTCCCGTGGAAGTTACAATGACATCATTAGCTGCCTGAGAAGCAGAAGGAATTCCGGTACCGGGATTATCCTTAGACCCATCCACATGCCAGGTTCCCCGAGGATCCGATGTACTAATGCCTACCTGTGACTTAGCCATGCCGTTTAAGGCAAAAATCAGAGGTAAAACATAAATTTTATTCATTTTCATAATAATTTGATTTGGTTATGGTTATGGTTATGATTTAAGGAAATAAAATAATTGGGTAATTGTTATTAATAAAATTAATCAATAAGCACATAAATTATTCACTAATTATTGAACAAATATAGCTATTTAATACTAATTAGTATCAAAATACAGTAAATTATTAATATTTGTTAAAAAAAATTAATATGTCCAGACTTGAACAAATATGGAATATGATAAGTTAATAATGTAAAATAACGGATGCTGATTTTTTTATATCAAAAGATCAGCATCCGAACGTAAAATAATGCTTCTGAGAAATAAATTTTAAAATTGCTGATACAAATACCGGTTCGGATACGTTAGTTTTTCACTTTTCCTTTTCCCGTTTACAATGATGTGAACAATATTGATCTGATCATCAAATAAATTGTACAGGAAACTTACGGCAGCTTCCACTTTCCTGGGATCTTCAACCGGTAAAGATTCCAGGTATATATTCACCGATTCCTGATCTTCTTCATATCCAATATAATTAACCTGCACAAACCTGGTATTCACCTTTAGTTTTAAATACTCTGAACAATATGCTTTTAAGGCTTCATTAAGCTGAGATCTGTATTTTGAATCATTGAAATGGAAGGGTTTACCATACTTTTTAGATAGCCCGTCTTCTAAATCATCCAGAAAAAAGCGTCCTGTTATTTCAAACGTTTTTGATTTTGAATTGTAGTTTATCTCTACAGAACCTACGTGATAAGGATGAAGGGTACTGGCTTTAGCGGAGCCTGGAAAACCCATCTGAAATAAAAATAAAAAGGCATAGAAAAGTGAGGTCAGTTTCAGAGACATTGAATTTATTTTAAGCAAATATAAAAAAAGTGGCAGTCATATGACCGCCACTCCATAATAAGATACAATAAAATTTAGTTTTATTCCTTGATTACTTTTTTCAGAATAGTTGTATCGTTATTAACCTTTATATTAAACAGGTACATGCCATTTACCAGTTCAGAAACATCAAGGGTATTGGAAGCAGCATTTACTTCAGCTTTTTTAATTAATTTTCCTGATGCATCAAAAATAGTTACGGCTGCTTTTTTAAATGTTCCGAGCGAGATGTTTACTTTATTTCTGGCCGGATTAGGATAAATATTGATCTGCGAAGCCAGAGCCGTTTCTGCAGTTCCTAAAGTAGTATTGGCCTTTACAAAATATCCTCCAAAACCGGTGGTCCGGAAAGTCACTTCCCAATATTTATAGGTATCATTCCAAACTACATCATCGGGATCCGGGGTAATGGTGGAAGTAAGGCCTCCTGAATAGGAAGCCACTGTTCCTACGCTCCCTAAGCTCGTTCCTGCATATTTTTCAATAACAATATTCGCTTTATTCGCCTGGTCTGTAGGGGACATCGGCAGCTTTACGGTACTGGTCTGGTTATAGGCGTCAAAATCATCCTGCTTAAAGTAAAGGGTAACTTTTCCGGTGGATGTACCGGCATTGGACTCAGGGTTGATCTCATATCTTCGGGCTACATAGGACGGCTGAAGATTATCTGTCCAGACCTTTGATGTTATATTTCCTGCAACGGTACTTGCAGTTTCCTTTTCAATTCTGGCAATAAGCTGACAGCTGTTTGTAAA encodes:
- a CDS encoding DUF6702 family protein; its protein translation is MSLKLTSLFYAFLFLFQMGFPGSAKASTLHPYHVGSVEINYNSKSKTFEITGRFFLDDLEDGLSKKYGKPFHFNDSKYRSQLNEALKAYCSEYLKLKVNTRFVQVNYIGYEEDQESVNIYLESLPVEDPRKVEAAVSFLYNLFDDQINIVHIIVNGKRKSEKLTYPNRYLYQQF